TAGAACACCAGTTAGTTGTGTGATTGCGATGACCTTAGTTTGGACAAATCTTACGAGAAAGGAAATAGACAATTCCTTTCTTGCTGGATGAAAACTGAGCAAAATTAGTGAAGGTCATGCTTTATGCTGCTGGTGCTTTAATTAGTTCCAATGACTGAAAGTACACCCATAAATATTGTAATTGTTTATTTGAGTTGCATTTAATATTTCAATACAAATATTAAAGCTGGATCCCCCCCTTTCTCCCTATTTGATTTTGTGTACATGTGATGTTTTTTTAATGGCTTGTCCATGGTGTGAACTATGGTTATCTTATTCATTCAGGTTCAACCCAACCAAGTGTGGTGTGAGGAAGAGGTGAAAAGTAACAAAGTGGTGAAAGAGAGAGGAAGAGATGTCTAGGACGCTAGTGCAGCCAATAGGACAGAAGAGGCTAACAAATGTGGCAGTGGTGCGTCTGAAGAAACATGGCATGCGCTTCGAAATCGCTTGCTACCCTAACACCGTCCTCTCTTGGCGTTCTGGCGTGTAAGCTCCTCTCTTCattatagttatatatatactGCACAATCTCCTAATTTccaattatcatttaaaattctatCAACAGGGAAAAGGACCCGGATGAAGTGCTGCAGTCCCACACTGTTTATACCAATGTTTCCAAAGGGGTTCTTGCCAAGTCCAAGGAtttaatttcagcttttggCACTGATGACCACTCCAAAATTTGCTTAGATGTGAGTAAGGAAGCCTCACTTCAaaagtttataataataacaacagtaataacattttttgtttgtttgtttgaggGGGTAGATTTTAAAGAAAGGGGAGCTTCAGGTAGCTGGGAAAGAGAGGGAATCATTGTTATCGAGTCAGTTCAGGGATATTGCGACCATTGTGATGCACAAGACTTACAATCCTGAGACTCAGCGTCCATACACTATCAGTATGATTGAACGCCTCATGCGGGAAATCCATTTTGCTGTTGATCCACACAGCACCTCCAAGAAGCAGGTCCCTTCCGATCACTCTAAATGATTTCATCTACAATCTTCTCATTTAATTAACTGTTACAATGATGTTattatgatgacaatacaagttATGGAagttatatttgtatatatatataacacaggCTCTGGAGTTAATTCAAGAGCTTCAGAAGCACTTCCCTATAAAACGGTGTCCGTTGAGAATACGTGCTACTGCTCCTGATGACCAGGTGCCTGAACTTTTAGGAAAGCTGAATGAATGGAATGCCACTGTTATTTCTAAAGAAGGATCTTCTGCTGTTGTAAGTACTTGATATTTCTCCTATAGTTGTAGACAAGTTTAGTTCCATGGTTcaattccattttcaattcagTGGTACTGGTTTTCTGGTTGCTCAGTCTTGCCATACCATGtctaaagtgaaacaaaggaTGACTATGGTTGGTAGTTTTAAAGAGGTCCTTAGTATGTCTTCTGTGGGTGTTTGGGTAAACCACTTAATTTAGCACTTCTCTAATAgaaatttattatatgatagctttttcataaatttgactataaaacctagtgaaataatttataagttttgCATAAAGCATGTTGAAATAAGCTAAAAAGAGCTTATAAGAAAGTCAAAAGCCACTTTAAAAGCTCAAATAGGCTTTCTAGAAGCTAACAAAAGAAGGTCAACTTTCAAGTAGTTGTGTTGATGATCTAACCATAGGATTTGGTCAGTAACTTTCTCTCTGACATTTTATGTGGTTATAGAAGCCACTTTAAAAGCTCAAATAAGCTTTCTAGAAGCTAACAAAAGAAGGTCAACTTTCAAGTAGTTGTGTTGATGATCTAACCATAGGATTTGGTCAGTAACTTTCTCTCTGACATTTTATGTAGTTATAGTTTTCAAGTGTGAGCCATGTTCATTAGTAAGATGAAACTACAAATAGCATGACTTGGTATTCAGTTGTTTCTGTTAGCTAATTATGATGGATATTTAGCATGTCTTTGTCATTTCTTGTTAGTTATAGACATATTCAATCTGCAAAACAAAGAAGAGTACTAACCAAAGAAAAATCAGCTCTAGTTTTGGACTGTTCCATGATTCTCCATTTTCAAATGCTAGGTATCCCTGTTTACAATTAacgtttgaaaatattattttttccagAAACTGTGTGGGTTGGTCAATCTGAGTTTGGTCTTTCTgcatataatatgtatatgttTATAGTTAATCTTGAATCTGCTAATATGTTGAGGGATATCAGTATAATCTCTGATTGGATTTGGATTGCAGATTTTTGAATTGGAACCTGGTCTATATAAGGATTGTCATGACTTTGTTATGAATAAGATGCATGGAAGATTTGAAGTTCTTGCACACTCTCTTTATGTGGAGGGGGATACCCAAGTGGAGCAATACAATGATTATGAGGATATACCTGAAGCCTTGCCCAAAGAAACTTATGATTCTGTGCTTAAACTGAATGAGAAACTTCAAAAGCAAACAATTTCATCTACTAGTAGGCCTACCGAGGGACAACAAAAGCAAAACAAGTGCAGCACATGtaatgtttcttttgatgacaCTAAGCTGTACAGGGAACATCACAAGAGTGAATGGCACAAGCACAATATCAAGCGTAAGACAAGGCAACTCCCACCACTTACTGAGGAAGAGTGCATGGCTGACATGGAATTGGGTGATTCAAAATCTGATTTGAAGGATTATTCATTTTAAGATGATGATAAGTGTGTTGGTGTAATCACATTATTGTAGTCTTGTGTGTATACTTGGTCAATTTTGTCAGCATAATCTGGGTTATGGTATAAAGTATTCACATGGAAATCCTCAAGTATGGTGTAATACAAATTGCAAAGACTAATGCATTTCGATTTTCTTTGTCTGAGTATTTTAATGTACCAAGTGCACCTAAAGATGGTTATATGCAGGTTTGCTTCATCGAGTGGTTGCTGTTTAAGGAAATGAAGCAGATTGTCTACTGTACTGTTTCTTATCATGGTTGGCCGGTCTGATGCTCCTTGCTAATATTTGGCATGAGTGATGAATTGAATTTTTAGCGCACTAAGTATTCGCCTACAGGCTAATCTTAAAGTTTTTTAGGTTTGTCTAACAATAATGGCATCCGAGACTGGCAAAATTTTCAGGAATAGAAGCACCACAGACTTTTGCACTTTCGTTGTTTTAACTAGAACAGGGTTTTCAAACTGTAGATTAGTATGCAGCAAAATTGGGCTTAGCATGGAGTACCATTTGAAGCATCATGATTACAAATTTGCATGGCTTAATGGACATTATTGACATATCAATGCATAATCAACTATCTTCTTGAATAAGAGGGCCTCTTTGTAAGcaaagtttcaaaaaaaattgtgcatccTCTGAAAGATGAGAAGGAATTTCCGGCTAATCATTGCTGTTTGCAATTTTGAACATTGCAGCAACCTGTGAAAAGCATAACGTGAGATGAGGCTCAACAAAAAAATCGACATATGCATATGAAAATCATATTATCATACACATACCCCTTTATACTTGCTCCAAGGTGGCTTTGTTGTTGCCAGTTCAATAATTGTACACCCCAAGCACCATACATCAACAGCAAGGCCAACACAACTTGTATTCAGAATCACCTAAATGAAAATCGTCTTATATAGGAGATCATAATTGAcactgtagaagcaaatgattGTTCAGAATCAGAATAAATTAATACCTCGGGTGCCGTCCAATGAGGAGTTCCTTGGAAAGAATGAACAATAGTACTTGATGTTACCTGAATTTTGGAGGTGT
The nucleotide sequence above comes from Glycine soja cultivar W05 chromosome 11, ASM419377v2, whole genome shotgun sequence. Encoded proteins:
- the LOC114377149 gene encoding ribosome maturation protein SBDS-like — its product is MSRTLVQPIGQKRLTNVAVVRLKKHGMRFEIACYPNTVLSWRSGVEKDPDEVLQSHTVYTNVSKGVLAKSKDLISAFGTDDHSKICLDILKKGELQVAGKERESLLSSQFRDIATIVMHKTYNPETQRPYTISMIERLMREIHFAVDPHSTSKKQALELIQELQKHFPIKRCPLRIRATAPDDQVPELLGKLNEWNATVISKEGSSAVIFELEPGLYKDCHDFVMNKMHGRFEVLAHSLYVEGDTQVEQYNDYEDIPEALPKETYDSVLKLNEKLQKQTISSTSRPTEGQQKQNKCSTCNVSFDDTKLYREHHKSEWHKHNIKRKTRQLPPLTEEECMADMELGDSKSDLKDYSF